The following proteins come from a genomic window of Aequorivita marisscotiae:
- a CDS encoding vWA domain-containing protein, whose protein sequence is MKTFKILLLAIILTSTFACKADNKKHTNKFLATVDASNIKAEYFIKVALLLDTSNSMDGLINQAKAQLWEIVNELSYAKCQNERPKLQIALYEYGNDNLSAGDNYIRKILGFTEDLDDVSKELFSLTTNGGSEYCGAVIQESLNKLDWGNEDRYLKIIFIAGNEPFNQGAINYKDAAANALENGVVVNTIFCGNYSHGIDSYWKDGAQLTKGDYMAINQNQQTLYVSSPYDDVIIQLNSKLNKTYVPYGSNGIAKRHIQQTQDNNAAEYSKANAVSRTVSKGSHLYNNSTWDLVDAEEDANFSFKQLKKDDLPQELKGKTTTQIKKYLEAKRNERAAIQSEIKALNEQRRKYLAENTKEAPNELENAMIQAIKKQAEKKNYTWQ, encoded by the coding sequence ATGAAAACTTTTAAAATATTGTTACTAGCAATTATTCTTACTTCCACCTTCGCTTGTAAAGCAGACAATAAAAAGCACACTAATAAATTTTTGGCGACCGTAGATGCGTCCAATATTAAAGCCGAGTATTTTATAAAAGTAGCGTTACTATTGGACACCAGCAATAGCATGGACGGCTTAATTAATCAAGCAAAGGCGCAGCTTTGGGAAATTGTAAATGAGCTTAGCTACGCCAAATGCCAAAACGAGCGCCCGAAACTGCAAATTGCTCTATATGAATACGGCAATGACAATTTGAGCGCCGGCGATAATTACATTCGGAAAATCCTAGGGTTTACCGAAGATTTAGACGATGTTTCCAAAGAGCTTTTTTCACTTACAACCAATGGGGGAAGCGAATATTGCGGTGCCGTTATTCAGGAATCGCTAAACAAATTAGATTGGGGAAATGAAGACCGCTATTTAAAAATAATATTTATTGCTGGCAACGAACCCTTCAACCAGGGTGCAATTAATTACAAAGATGCTGCCGCAAATGCTCTGGAGAACGGCGTAGTGGTAAATACTATTTTCTGTGGTAATTATAGTCACGGTATAGATAGCTATTGGAAAGACGGCGCCCAACTAACCAAGGGCGATTATATGGCAATAAATCAAAACCAACAAACCTTATATGTTTCTTCGCCGTACGACGACGTTATAATCCAATTAAACAGTAAGCTAAATAAAACCTATGTACCCTACGGAAGCAACGGAATTGCGAAAAGACATATTCAACAAACTCAGGACAATAATGCCGCAGAATACAGTAAAGCAAATGCCGTTAGCCGAACCGTTTCAAAAGGAAGCCACCTTTACAATAACAGTACTTGGGATTTGGTAGATGCTGAAGAAGATGCCAATTTTAGTTTTAAGCAGTTGAAAAAAGACGACCTACCCCAAGAGTTAAAAGGCAAAACAACTACGCAGATAAAGAAGTATCTCGAAGCCAAACGCAATGAAAGAGCGGCAATTCAAAGTGAAATTAAAGCATTAAACGAACAACGCCGAAAGTATCTTGCAGAAAACACAAAAGAAGCACCTAATGAATTGGAGAATGCCATGATACAAGCCATAAAAAAACAGGCT